One Pygocentrus nattereri isolate fPygNat1 chromosome 12, fPygNat1.pri, whole genome shotgun sequence DNA window includes the following coding sequences:
- the mxa gene encoding interferon-induced GTP-binding protein Mx1, which translates to MGSTLNEQYEQKVRPCIDLIDSLRSLGVEKDLALPAIAVIGDQSSGKSSVLEALSGVALPRGSGIVTRCPLELKMKRSKEEDSWYGKISYQGHEEELDDPVEVEKKIREAQDEMAGVGVGISDDLISLEITSADVPDLTLIDLPGIARVAVKGQPEDIGDQIKRLIRKFITKQETISLVVVPCNVDIATTEALKMAQVEDPNGERTLGILTKPDLVDKGTEETVVDIVHNEIINLTKGYMIVRCRGQKEIMDRLSLTDAMEKEKAFFKDHAQFSKLYDEGKATIPKLAEKLTLELVNHIEKSLPRLEEQIEAKLAETQAELERYGDGPPTEPAERIYFLIDKVTAFNQDALSLTIGEELKTTPHLNIFSKLRMKFASWKEQLDDSGETFNKRIEKEVNAYEEKYRGRELPGFINYKTFEVMVKEQIKKLEEPAIRKLKEVSDLIRKSFIELAQSSFAGFPNLLKTAKTLIDNIKQEKETEAETLLRTQFKMEQIVYTQDSMYSQSLSAMRHEEEDENEEYAKPSRINGFASVSLISNTDNHATLQELMRHLKSYYNIVSTRLADQVPLVMRYLLLEEMAKQLQRDMLQLMQDKDSTDELLKEDYDIGSKRANLLSRQKRLMQARSYLVKF; encoded by the exons ATGGGCTCCACGCTGAATGAGCAGTACGAGCAGAAGGTGCGGCCGTGCATTGACCTGATCGACTCTCTGCGCTCTCTGGGGGTGGAGAAGGACCTGGCTCTGCCCGCCATCGCCGTGATAGGAGACCAGAGCTCCGGGAAGAGCTCCGTGCTGGAGGCGCTCAGCGGGGTGGCCTTACCGAGGGGCAGCG GTATTGTGACACGATGTCCGCTGGAGCTGAAGATGAAGAGGAGCAAGGAGGAGGACAGCTGGTACGGCAAGATCAGCTATCAGGGTCATGAGGAGGAGCTTGATGATCCAGTAGAGGTGGAGAAAAAGATCAGAGAAG CTCAGGACGAAATGGCTGGGGTTGGAGTGGGCATCAGTGATGACCTCATCAGCCTGGAGATCACCTCGGCTGACGTCCCTGACCTCACACTCATCGACCTGCCCGGGATCGCCCGCGTGGCCGTCAAGGGACAGCCAGAGGACATCGGAGACCAG ATTAAGCGGCTGATCCGAAAGTTCATCACAAAACAAGAAACAATTAGCTTGGTGGTGGTGCCATGTAACGTTGACATAGCGACCACCGAAGCCTTGAAGATGGCTCAAGTAGAAGACCCAAACGGCGAGAGAACTCTAG GGATCCTAACGAAGCCGGACCTGGTGGACAAGGGCACGGAGGAGACAGTGGTGGACATTGTTCACAATGAAATCATTAACCTTACCAAAGGCTACATGATCGTCCGGTGCAGAGGCCAGAAGGAGATAATGGACCGGCTTTCTCTGACTGACGCCATGGAGAAGGAGAAGGCCTTCTTTAAAGACCACGCTCAGTTCAG CAAGCTGTACGATGAAGGAAAAGCCACCATTCCCAAACTAGCTGAGAAACTCACGCTCGAGCTGGTCAATCACATcgag AAATCCCTGCCACGGTTGGAGGAGCAGATCGAGGCAAAGCTTGCTGAGACCCAGGCGGAGCTGGAAAGGTATGGCGATGGACCGCCCACTGAACCAGCAGAGCGCATCTACTTTCTGATTGAT AAAGTCACAGCGTTCAATCAGGATGCTCTCAGCCTGACCATTGGAGAGGAGCTGAAGACCACCCCGCACCTCAACATCTTCTCAAAACTCAGGATGAAATTTGCGAGCTGGAAGGAACAGCTGGATGACTCAGGCGAGACCT TTAACAAGCGGATTGAGAAGGAAGTCAATGCATATGAGGAGAAGTACCGAGGCAGAGAACTCCCAGGCTTTATCAACTACAAGACCTTTGAGGTGATGGTAAAGGAACAGATCAAGAAGCTGGAAGAGCCTGCGATTAGGAAATTGAAGGAGGTCTCAG ATCTTATCAGAAAGAGCTTCATTGAGCTGGCTCAGAGCAGCTTTGCGGGCTTCCCCAACCTTCTCAAAACAGCGAAG ACCTTGATTGATAACAtcaagcaggagaaagagacgGAGGCCGAGACGCTGCTGAGGACCCAGTTTAAGATGGAGCAGATCGTGTACACTCAGGACAGCATGTACAGCCAAAGCCTGAGTGCCATGAGGCATGAAGAAGAGGACGAAAATGAAGAATATGCCAAACCGTCCAGAATAAATGGCTTTGCTTCTGTGAGTTTGATCTCCAACACCGACAACCACGCCACCCTTCAGGAACTGATGCGGCACCTCAAGTCCTACTATAAC ATCGTCAGTACGCGGCTGGCGGACCAGGTCCCGCTTGTGATGCGCTACCTGCTGCTGGAGGagatggccaagcagctgcagaGGGACATGCTCCAGCTGATGCAGGACAAGGACTCCACCGacgagcttcttaaagaagactACGACATTGGCAGCAAGCGCGCCAACCTGCTGAGCCGCCAGAAACGCCTGATGCAAGCCCGCAGCTACCTCGTCAAGTTTTAG